A genomic region of Mustela erminea isolate mMusErm1 chromosome 12, mMusErm1.Pri, whole genome shotgun sequence contains the following coding sequences:
- the LOC116569924 gene encoding LOW QUALITY PROTEIN: uncharacterized protein LOC116569924 (The sequence of the model RefSeq protein was modified relative to this genomic sequence to represent the inferred CDS: deleted 1 base in 1 codon): MGAACWEPPEKSGPVVRAPEVGPLATSHHAQHWPTEASTHSPGTAHSDQNTDAPCPQDPATSTPRSCHPVRCRATWTVCGDEPSLMPQPCPSSGLPGACALPLRPSTRRLMDTPPPLTSHHASAYSAFLPEPLGYKAATQGHCGHTRPTGNPHAAGGLPCRTAVLSQGLGKRQHEVQNYLGKLPPGQGWGWKATWPAVGECSPRLWQGQGSLARTHKLLLVRTGSPARHHHHADPRLAAGEIPKVTVLGHGHAAGEVGQASWFCHTCCWRQPSAPEEAPKELLRLLAGPSRRGTPPAAWSHPAQRHQTPVPAQETDKLPAPKCHGLLCNEPPGLHTAEQSASPCL, encoded by the exons ATGGGTGCTGCCTGCTGGGAACCACCTGAGAAGTCAGGGCCTGTGGTCAGGGCCCCAGAGGTGGGACCATTGGCCACCAGCCACCATGCTCAGCACTGGCCCACAGAGGCCTCCACACACTCACCGGGCACGGCCCACAGTGACCAGAACACAGACGCTCCCTGCCCTCAG GACCCGGCCACCTCCACACCAAGGTCGTGCCACCCGGTACGGTGCAGAGCTACATGGACCGTGTGTGGCGATGAGCCCTCACTCATGCCacagccctgcccctcctcagGGCTCCCCGGGGCCTGTGCCCTGCCCTTGAGACCCAGCACGCGCCGGCTGATGGATACgcctcccccactcacctcccaccACGCCAGCGCGTACTCTGCCTTCCTGCCTGAGCCGCTGGGCTACAAGGCAGCGACGCAAGGGCACTGTGGACACACGAGACCCACAGGAAACCCACATGCAGCAGGAGGTCTCCCCTGCAGGACTGCTGTCCTTAGCCAAGGCCTTGGGAAGAGACAGCATGAGGTCCAGAACTACTTGGGGAAGCTTCCAcctgggcagggatgggggtggaaaGCCACGTGGCCAGCTGTTGGGGAATGTTCTCCCAGGCTGTGGCAGGGCCAAGGGTCTCTGGCCAGGACACACAAGCTGCTTCTGGTACGGACAGGCAGCCCCGCCAGGCACCACCACCATGCGGACCCTCGCCTGGCTGCCGGGGAGATACCCAAAGTCACGGTTCTTGGCCATGGACACGCTGCTGGAGAGGTGGGCCAGGCCTCGTGGTTTTGCCACACATGCTGCTGGCGCCAGCCTTCAGCTCCTGAGGAGGCTCCCAAGGAACTCCTGCGCCTTCTTGCAGGTCCCTCAAGGAGAGGCACACCTCCAGCCGCTTGGTCGCACCCTGCACAGCGGCATCAGACACCCGTTCCAGCACAGGAGACAGATAAGCTGCCGGCACCAAAATGCCACGGGCTTCTTTGTAACGAGCCACCAGGTCTTCACACCGCTGAGCAAAGTGCCAGCCCTTGTCTGTGA